A stretch of the Arthrobacter sp. PAMC 25486 genome encodes the following:
- a CDS encoding bifunctional 3'-5' exonuclease/DNA polymerase, which produces MYALLAAGPDNSTAVVQLRHDDGAPATAARTVPREQLADTVQELEKAHQPRWVWDRAANWYPQLLAAQVRVEKCHDLALCQRILLFSEFAAATDYAGQANELPPENIASAPPSMSVPSGQDSLFDAPAASHVAAAWDLDTVFRELAAQKTAIHSSTHPARLTLLLIAESAGALVAAEMQYVGIPWREHLHRRLLDDLLGPEPTNHARPEKLEALAGQLRTALNAPSLNPDSPQDLIKALHRAGIDAKSTRSWELMEFKHPAIEPLLRYRKLSRLFTTNGWNWLEQWVHNDRFHSEYEVGGVVSGRWASRGGGAMQIPAQIRSAAVADPGYTFVVADAAQLEPRVLAALAQDSAMAAAGQDAAGHNKDLYAGIAAQGFGGDRGMAKIALLGAIYGATTGESGRLVPQLARMYPRALDFVEEAARAGERGERVSTHLGRSTPPVSQEWLASQRSSTAEEQRRAESAARSRGRFTRNFVVQGTAAEWACCWLAELRRRLRALAAASPATVGTPAHSTPELVAFLHDEVVVHCPLNLVEEVSQLLHASSQAATELIFGKIPLEFPVNVVVEQCYADAK; this is translated from the coding sequence ATGTACGCACTGCTAGCCGCCGGCCCTGACAATTCCACTGCCGTGGTTCAGCTCAGGCACGACGACGGTGCCCCCGCCACCGCCGCCCGAACGGTGCCGCGGGAGCAGCTTGCAGACACCGTCCAGGAACTGGAAAAGGCCCACCAGCCACGCTGGGTGTGGGACCGTGCCGCCAATTGGTACCCGCAACTTCTCGCCGCACAGGTCCGGGTTGAAAAATGCCACGACCTGGCGCTGTGCCAACGCATTTTGCTGTTCTCTGAATTTGCGGCAGCCACCGATTATGCCGGGCAGGCCAATGAACTGCCGCCGGAAAACATCGCGTCTGCCCCTCCCTCAATGAGCGTTCCCAGCGGCCAGGACAGCTTGTTTGACGCCCCCGCCGCCAGCCATGTCGCTGCGGCGTGGGATCTGGACACGGTTTTCCGGGAACTGGCAGCCCAAAAAACGGCCATTCATTCCTCCACACACCCAGCCAGGCTCACACTTTTGCTCATTGCAGAATCTGCTGGTGCATTGGTCGCTGCGGAGATGCAGTATGTAGGTATCCCATGGCGGGAACACCTACACAGGAGGTTGCTCGATGATCTGCTCGGTCCTGAACCCACCAACCATGCACGCCCTGAAAAACTGGAGGCTCTGGCCGGGCAGCTGCGCACCGCCCTCAACGCCCCTTCGCTGAATCCCGACTCCCCGCAGGACCTCATCAAGGCCCTGCACCGGGCCGGCATTGACGCGAAGTCCACCCGCAGCTGGGAGCTCATGGAATTCAAGCACCCTGCCATTGAACCGCTGCTCAGGTATCGAAAACTCAGTCGACTGTTCACCACGAACGGCTGGAACTGGCTCGAACAGTGGGTCCACAATGACCGCTTCCATTCCGAGTATGAGGTGGGCGGGGTCGTTTCAGGACGCTGGGCTTCCCGGGGCGGCGGGGCCATGCAGATCCCCGCACAAATCAGGAGTGCAGCCGTGGCAGATCCCGGCTACACGTTCGTTGTTGCCGACGCCGCCCAACTGGAACCACGGGTCCTGGCGGCACTCGCCCAGGACTCGGCCATGGCCGCGGCCGGGCAGGACGCTGCCGGCCACAACAAGGACCTCTATGCCGGCATCGCAGCCCAAGGCTTCGGCGGTGATCGCGGCATGGCAAAAATTGCCCTGCTTGGCGCCATTTACGGTGCCACCACGGGAGAGTCCGGCCGGCTTGTCCCACAGCTGGCCCGCATGTACCCGCGCGCCCTGGACTTTGTGGAAGAGGCCGCCCGTGCAGGTGAACGCGGCGAACGCGTCAGCACCCATTTGGGCCGCAGCACTCCGCCTGTTTCCCAGGAGTGGCTGGCAAGCCAGCGCAGCTCCACGGCCGAGGAACAGCGCCGTGCCGAGTCGGCTGCCCGGTCCCGCGGCCGGTTCACCCGCAATTTTGTGGTGCAGGGAACAGCTGCCGAATGGGCGTGCTGCTGGCTGGCTGAATTACGACGGCGGCTGCGGGCTTTGGCGGCCGCCTCCCCCGCCACCGTGGGAACGCCCGCGCACAGCACACCGGAATTGGTGGCGTTCCTGCACGACGAGGTGGTGGTGCATTGCCCGCTCAACCTGGTGGAGGAAGTTAGCCAACTTCTCCATGCGTCTTCCCAAGCCGCAACTGAGCTGATTTTTGGGAAGATTCCGCTGGAATTTCCTGTCAATGTCGTTGTTGAGCAGTGCTACGCCGACGCAAAATAG
- the ssd gene encoding septum site-determining protein Ssd, with protein sequence MRTRLKPPRGAATQAWLPRRDTTVLLLSAATELQGAVGRVCAAAAVELIIAETLDLVAGRWDDVAAVLLDASIAAPEVGLTGWNGPTVIVGFAQDGARVWQRAEQQRADRVAILPESAPWLANYLGRLRNPAPGAAMVGVIGASGGVGASTLAILLAAEAAARGTRTLLVDGDEWGGGLSTALSAQHVPGLRWPDLLRTSGTINPEQLAASLPQLGAVAMLSWPSSVQADAPPQTPAAVGEVVRAAKAAYGLVVVDVARNPASLASLAPHCHGLAIVVPAQVRAAAATLALMPHLPPMPLAAVVRGPLGEGLDAAMVAGTVGLPLAGQLPHVPRVAEALASQHVGELLRRRTVRTLLSNLLSWLAGDSSGTGQGGRRQP encoded by the coding sequence ATGAGAACTCGCCTCAAGCCTCCCCGCGGCGCGGCGACGCAAGCATGGTTGCCGCGCCGCGACACCACCGTGTTGCTGTTGTCTGCCGCCACCGAGCTCCAAGGCGCCGTGGGTCGGGTGTGTGCGGCAGCCGCCGTCGAACTTATCATTGCCGAGACCCTGGATCTCGTGGCCGGGCGGTGGGATGACGTGGCAGCGGTGTTGTTGGATGCCAGCATCGCCGCCCCGGAAGTGGGGCTCACGGGGTGGAACGGGCCCACCGTGATCGTTGGATTTGCCCAGGACGGCGCGCGGGTGTGGCAGCGGGCTGAACAGCAACGAGCCGACAGGGTGGCCATTCTCCCGGAATCGGCGCCGTGGCTGGCCAACTATTTGGGCCGCCTGCGAAACCCCGCCCCCGGGGCAGCAATGGTGGGGGTCATCGGTGCCAGCGGCGGCGTCGGGGCATCCACCTTGGCCATTTTGTTGGCAGCGGAGGCGGCGGCGCGCGGCACCCGGACATTGCTGGTGGACGGGGATGAATGGGGCGGCGGGCTCAGTACCGCGTTATCGGCGCAGCACGTTCCGGGACTGCGCTGGCCGGACTTATTGCGCACCTCCGGAACCATCAACCCCGAACAGTTGGCCGCGTCCTTGCCCCAACTGGGCGCCGTGGCCATGCTGTCGTGGCCCAGCTCGGTCCAAGCTGATGCGCCGCCTCAAACACCTGCTGCTGTGGGAGAGGTTGTGAGGGCGGCCAAGGCGGCCTACGGGCTGGTGGTTGTTGACGTTGCGCGCAACCCGGCGTCGCTTGCGTCCTTGGCACCGCACTGCCACGGCCTAGCCATCGTGGTGCCCGCCCAGGTTCGCGCGGCAGCGGCAACCCTGGCCCTGATGCCACATCTGCCACCCATGCCGTTGGCTGCGGTGGTGCGTGGACCGCTCGGTGAAGGACTTGATGCGGCCATGGTGGCCGGCACTGTCGGCCTGCCTCTGGCGGGCCAACTTCCGCACGTGCCCAGGGTGGCGGAGGCACTCGCATCCCAGCATGTGGGTGAGCTATTACGACGCCGGACGGTGCGGACATTGCTATCCAACCTTCTGTCGTGGCTGGCAGGGGACTCCTCCGGGACTGGACAGGGCGGGAGGCGCCAGCCATGA
- a CDS encoding TadA family conjugal transfer-associated ATPase → MSAQARPEHGRADGWGAVDPQLLEEVRRSVLAQSGPVTDLQVAAAVRESGRLLGTAGSLVAMERISAELNGLGPLQGLVKDPAVTDIFVNAPNSVWLDRGAGPERVAVTFLNEAELRALAVRLVASGGRRLDESSPCVDVKIHGGYRVHAVLPPISAAGTLLSIRIKRKTSLTLADMVDQGSVDPRLANVLRAVIARRLNFLISGATGAGKTTLLSTLLALCPAQERLVLIEDAAELEPAHPHVLTLEARHENAEGAGTVDLAELVRQALRMNPGRLIVGECRGSEVRELLMAMNTGHSGGGGTIHANSARDLPARLAALGALAMMSPEAVFLQGASALDAVIHVARVNGQRVVAEIAVVDLRNGRLEVVPALTLATGEATGAAAPGAAGEAGLSEGPGWPPLAARLGLGPEAEHVGELSRQPWGRP, encoded by the coding sequence ATGAGTGCCCAGGCCCGGCCCGAGCATGGAAGAGCGGACGGCTGGGGTGCGGTGGATCCCCAGCTGCTTGAAGAGGTGCGGCGCAGTGTCTTGGCACAGAGCGGGCCCGTCACGGATCTGCAGGTGGCCGCGGCGGTGCGGGAAAGTGGGCGGTTGCTGGGCACGGCCGGGTCGCTGGTGGCGATGGAGAGGATTTCAGCTGAACTCAACGGCTTGGGTCCGCTGCAGGGCCTGGTCAAGGACCCCGCCGTCACCGATATATTTGTCAACGCCCCGAATTCGGTGTGGCTGGATCGCGGTGCCGGCCCGGAACGCGTGGCGGTGACGTTTCTCAACGAGGCCGAGTTGCGGGCGCTCGCCGTGCGGCTCGTTGCCAGCGGGGGGCGCAGGCTCGACGAAAGCAGCCCCTGCGTCGATGTGAAAATCCATGGCGGCTATCGGGTCCATGCGGTGCTGCCGCCCATCTCCGCTGCGGGAACGCTGCTCTCGATCCGCATCAAGCGTAAAACGTCCCTGACATTGGCGGACATGGTGGACCAGGGGAGCGTGGATCCGCGGCTGGCCAACGTCCTGCGCGCAGTCATTGCGCGGCGGCTGAATTTCCTCATCAGCGGGGCCACAGGGGCGGGAAAAACCACCCTGCTCTCAACACTTTTGGCGTTGTGTCCGGCGCAGGAACGGCTTGTCCTGATAGAGGATGCGGCCGAACTGGAGCCAGCACATCCGCACGTCCTCACCTTGGAAGCCCGCCACGAAAATGCCGAGGGTGCCGGCACAGTGGACCTGGCCGAGCTGGTCCGCCAGGCACTCCGGATGAATCCGGGCAGGCTCATCGTTGGCGAATGCCGGGGCAGTGAAGTGCGCGAGCTGCTGATGGCCATGAACACCGGCCACAGTGGCGGCGGCGGCACCATTCATGCAAACAGTGCCCGTGATCTCCCAGCCAGGCTGGCGGCGCTGGGTGCACTGGCCATGATGAGTCCGGAGGCGGTCTTCCTGCAGGGTGCCAGTGCACTGGATGCGGTGATCCATGTGGCACGGGTCAACGGCCAACGGGTGGTTGCCGAGATCGCCGTGGTGGACCTGCGCAACGGCAGACTCGAAGTGGTGCCGGCATTGACGTTGGCCACCGGGGAGGCAACGGGGGCGGCTGCGCCGGGGGCTGCTGGGGAGGCTGGGCTGAGCGAAGGTCCTGGCTGGCCCCCGCTGGCAGCGAGACTGGGACTTGGCCCGGAAGCCGAACATGTAGGCGAGCTTTCACGCCAACCCTGGGGTCGGCCATGA
- a CDS encoding type II secretion system F family protein, whose translation MTALLIFALAATACALFGFHGRQWWAAAHDGGPDPPGRRARHQAHPVEALPRLVRQLAALLAAGRTGPTLWQSMAHVLAMQHERVQDSVHKKPRGSPAAPRPQRSNTESPGSRSMPGPGTSRDTDATLLLVISVQRASELGLPTATAIRASCHTVPTTIRRVGGAAGQGALTPEQRRLWLDIAACFEVCEASGAPVAAVLERLAGTLEADHDAAAQRETALAGPRATVRLLGWLPLVGLGLGMLMGVDPLGALLGSPIGWSVLAAGAGFAAVGRFWSARMIRHAAGPAPTSSRR comes from the coding sequence ATGACTGCGCTGCTGATTTTTGCGCTCGCCGCAACGGCCTGCGCCCTGTTCGGCTTCCATGGACGGCAATGGTGGGCAGCTGCCCATGACGGCGGCCCCGACCCGCCCGGCAGGAGGGCACGCCACCAGGCTCACCCCGTGGAGGCGCTGCCACGGCTGGTGCGACAGCTGGCGGCCCTGTTGGCCGCCGGCCGCACGGGGCCAACCCTTTGGCAGTCCATGGCCCATGTCCTGGCCATGCAACACGAGCGGGTGCAGGACAGCGTGCACAAAAAACCGCGCGGCTCCCCAGCAGCGCCGCGCCCACAACGCTCCAACACTGAATCCCCAGGCTCGCGCAGCATGCCCGGACCCGGAACCAGCAGGGATACTGACGCCACACTCCTGCTGGTCATCTCCGTGCAGCGGGCCAGCGAACTGGGATTGCCCACGGCAACGGCCATACGAGCCTCCTGCCACACGGTGCCCACCACGATCCGCAGGGTTGGTGGCGCAGCAGGCCAAGGGGCACTTACCCCGGAGCAACGGCGCCTGTGGCTGGACATTGCCGCCTGTTTTGAGGTGTGCGAGGCCAGCGGAGCACCCGTGGCCGCCGTGTTGGAACGGCTGGCCGGAACCCTGGAAGCCGACCACGATGCTGCCGCGCAGCGGGAAACTGCGCTCGCAGGACCCCGCGCCACAGTCCGACTTCTGGGCTGGCTGCCCCTGGTAGGGCTGGGATTGGGCATGCTCATGGGAGTTGACCCGCTGGGTGCCCTCCTGGGCAGCCCCATCGGCTGGTCGGTGCTTGCCGCCGGCGCCGGATTCGCAGCGGTGGGCAGGTTCTGGTCGGCGAGGATGATCAGGCATGCTGCGGGCCCCGCCCCAACTTCATCCCGGAGGTAA
- a CDS encoding type II secretion system F family protein, whose protein sequence is MSSEVVSVPLLLELLGTALDSGLTIQGALQVVAEVAEETMRKSLLRVVAGLQIGASWQDSWAGNLVDRDIAQIHDALSFGALTGASAAPLLYAQAQHYRTAAARNAQKRAAALGVKLVLPLGLCSLPAFIAVGVVPVVMAMIPAL, encoded by the coding sequence ATGTCCAGTGAGGTGGTATCGGTGCCGCTGCTGCTTGAACTGTTGGGGACGGCGCTGGACTCCGGGCTCACCATTCAGGGCGCCCTGCAAGTGGTGGCCGAGGTAGCGGAGGAAACGATGCGCAAGAGTCTGCTGCGGGTGGTGGCAGGGCTCCAGATTGGTGCCTCATGGCAAGACTCATGGGCGGGCAATCTTGTTGATCGGGACATCGCGCAAATCCATGATGCCCTGAGCTTTGGTGCACTGACGGGCGCCTCGGCGGCCCCGCTGCTCTACGCCCAAGCCCAGCACTACCGAACGGCGGCCGCGCGAAATGCGCAGAAACGGGCTGCGGCATTGGGTGTGAAGCTCGTGTTGCCGCTGGGACTGTGCTCGTTGCCGGCGTTCATCGCGGTGGGTGTTGTGCCGGTGGTGATGGCCATGATTCCGGCGCTGTAG